The Synechococcus sp. MVIR-18-1 region CTACGAAGAAACACAACGCACCATTGAAGAAACCGCAGGTCGAATTAACGGACGATTTAGTTTGATTGATTGGGTTCCTATTCGTTTTTCTACACGACGCATACCTTATGAAGAAATGGTTGCTTGGTTTACTCGTTCGGATATCTGTTGGATTACACCACTGCGCGATGGATTGAACTTAGTTGCGAAGGAATATGCAGCAGCTCGTAAGGATCGAGGTGGTGTACTAGTTCTCTCTGAGTTTACCGGTGCTTCTGTTGTTCTTGATGGCGCAATCTTGACCAACCCTTATTCACATCGACAGATGGATGAGGCCATTGAACGTGCATTGGAGATGCCGGAAGATGAACAACTTAAAAGAATGAGTAGAATGAGTAGTGCTGTTGAAAGCTTTACCGTGAGTGATTGGGTAAGTGAACAAATGGATGCACTTGAAACTCAAAATTGTGATGATTGATGAGGGAGAATCAGTTCATACGTAGGATCCTAGCGTCACTTTTTGTTGTCTTGATCTGTAGTGCTGGTTTTGGACTTGCACAGGCAAAAACGGTTGAATCAGTTTCCTTTTTGATGGCAGCTCCATTTGCTGACGCTACTCAAGATTTAGTCCAGCAATTTAATCAAGAGCACCGTGGTGATATCAAACTTCAGGTTATTAAGGGTCCATTAGAAACAGAAGCCATGTCTGATTTGGCGATTAGTAGTTTGCTTCTGGGCAAAGCCCCATTTGATGGACTACTAATGGACGTCACATGGCTGGCAAAGTATGCTGAAGCTGGCTGGCTTGAACCTTTAGAAAGTTATTTTAACGAAGCAGATGTAGATACCTTGGTGGTCGGAGCACGTGCGGGTAACTCGTACAAAGGACACCTTTATCGTTGGCCTATGAACTCAGATATGGGCTTACTTTATTACCGAACTGATCTGATGCAACGACCTCCAGAAACTCCAGATGACTTAGTTCAAGTGAGTCAAGCTCTACAAAATGAGAAAAAGGTAGATTGGGGTTATGTCTGGCAAGGACGACAATATGAGGGACTCAGTTGTGTCTATTTAGAGATGATTGATGGTTTTGGAGGGGATTGGTTGCAGACCAATGTCAACCAAATTGGCTTAAATTCAAAACCTGGTGTAGAAGCAGCGGCGTGGCTACAGGGACTGATTGATCAAGGTATCAGTCCAAGATCAGTCACCAATTATGGAGAACCTGAGGCTCTACAGAGCTTCAAGGTAGGAGACGCCGCTTTCATGCGTAACTGGCCCTACGCCTGGGCCGAGCTGCAAAAATCAGATAGTGCCGTGAAGGGGAATGTTGGAATCACCACCATGGTTGCTAATCCCGGGCACTCCACCGCAACGATTGGAAGCTGGGGGCTCACGGTTTTAAAAGGTTCTACCCATGTGGATGCTTCCATCGAAGCTGTTCGCTTTCTTACCAGTGAGACTGCACAAAAACAGTTGTTTCTCAAATATGGTTATTCTCCAACACAACAACGTGTTTTTGATGATCCTCAATTACTACAAGATAAACCTATCCTTGCTGAATTCGTTCGAGCCCTAAAAGTTGCTAAATCAAGACCCGAAACGCCTTTATATGCTCAAATTAGTGACGTATTAACTCGCCAACTGAGTAGCATCCTTACCGATAAAAAAACACCAGAAGAGGGGATGAATGTAGCTGCTGCCAACACCAATCAAATCTTGATCTCAGCAGGTGAGCAATCATGATTGTTTTTCTTTTACTTCCAGCCTTGCTGCTGCTTTTTATTGTTTTTGTGGGTCCCTTATTTCGGTACGCATGGCTAAGTTTCCATGCAAACTCCGTGATGACTGGCTTAATTGCGATTCCGAATGGAGGTGCCAATTGGCTGCGCTTAATGCAAGATCAGCGATATTGGCAGGATCTTGGGCAAACACTGCGTTTTGCAGGAGTATCTGTTGGTCTTGAACTGATTCTAGCGCTTAGCATCGCTCTCCTCTTGGATCAGCGCTGGCGAGGCCGAGATGTGGTTCGAACATTGACGCTCATCCCTTGGGCTTTACCGACCACAGTGATGGCGCTTGGTTGGCGTTGGATCTTCAATACACCTTATGGACCTGTTGATCATTTCACCAAGTTGGCTGGGATTGGTTCACTAAATATTCTCGGCGACCCTAATTTTGCATGGATGGCTACCGTATGGGCAGATGTTTGGAAGACAACGCCATTTGCAGCCTTAATTTTGTTAGCTGGGTTGCAGACGATTCCAGCTGACCTTTATGAAGCAGTACGGCTGGAGGGTGGAAATTCTTTGATCTGCTTAAGAAGAATCACATTGCCCTTACTCCGCCCTTATATTCTTCTCGCTTTACTTTTTAGAATTGCTCAAGCTTTTGGAGTTTTTGATTTAATTCAAGTCCTTACAGGAGGTGGACCTGCAAGTAGTACTGAAAGTATTGCTTTGTACGCATATTGGAATGCGCTCAGGTTTTTAGATTTTGGATACAGCTCTACCATTATTATGGCAAGCTTTATGCTTATAAGCTTGATTTGTGTGTTTGCCTGGATGTTCCTGCAAATTCTTATTCCTACTCATTCAAAGTCTCGAGGAGTCATTGAGTCATGAATAGACGTTTTCTTATCTCCCTGCTCTTATTATGGTCTTTAGGTCCATTGTTATGGCAAGTTTATACGTCCTTTTGTAGTGATCAGGCTCTTATTCAGCCGTTCATTTCACATGATCACCGTTGGACCTTGACTCATTATCAGAATGTTTTAAATGCTAATCCGCCATTTTGGCGGTATCTTGTCAATAGTTTCATTGTAGGTGTATCCAGCACTTTACTCTGCTTGGTCCTAGCACTTCCTGCTGCTTATGCTCTGAATCGGATTCCTAGACGATTGTCTATTCTCAGTCGTTTGGCTCTCGTTGGTGCAGCCTTATTCCCTTACGTTTTACTCTTTTTAGCTTTGCTTGAGTTGGCTCGGGAATTTAATTTAGGCAATCAACTCTTGGCATTAAGCCTTCCTTACGCAGCTTTATCTCAACCGCTGGCCATCCT contains the following coding sequences:
- a CDS encoding carbohydrate ABC transporter permease, with protein sequence MNRRFLISLLLLWSLGPLLWQVYTSFCSDQALIQPFISHDHRWTLTHYQNVLNANPPFWRYLVNSFIVGVSSTLLCLVLALPAAYALNRIPRRLSILSRLALVGAALFPYVLLFLALLELAREFNLGNQLLALSLPYAALSQPLAILLLNNAFNDLPPELEDAAKLEGLSLFQRFRWILIPLISPATASTAILVFLFSWNEYPIALTWISDSNKLTLPVAMARIAGSSIYSVPYGAYAAATVLGSIPLVLLVLIFQKPIVSGLTSGAVKG
- a CDS encoding ABC transporter substrate-binding protein; amino-acid sequence: MRENQFIRRILASLFVVLICSAGFGLAQAKTVESVSFLMAAPFADATQDLVQQFNQEHRGDIKLQVIKGPLETEAMSDLAISSLLLGKAPFDGLLMDVTWLAKYAEAGWLEPLESYFNEADVDTLVVGARAGNSYKGHLYRWPMNSDMGLLYYRTDLMQRPPETPDDLVQVSQALQNEKKVDWGYVWQGRQYEGLSCVYLEMIDGFGGDWLQTNVNQIGLNSKPGVEAAAWLQGLIDQGISPRSVTNYGEPEALQSFKVGDAAFMRNWPYAWAELQKSDSAVKGNVGITTMVANPGHSTATIGSWGLTVLKGSTHVDASIEAVRFLTSETAQKQLFLKYGYSPTQQRVFDDPQLLQDKPILAEFVRALKVAKSRPETPLYAQISDVLTRQLSSILTDKKTPEEGMNVAAANTNQILISAGEQS
- a CDS encoding carbohydrate ABC transporter permease, whose amino-acid sequence is MIVFLLLPALLLLFIVFVGPLFRYAWLSFHANSVMTGLIAIPNGGANWLRLMQDQRYWQDLGQTLRFAGVSVGLELILALSIALLLDQRWRGRDVVRTLTLIPWALPTTVMALGWRWIFNTPYGPVDHFTKLAGIGSLNILGDPNFAWMATVWADVWKTTPFAALILLAGLQTIPADLYEAVRLEGGNSLICLRRITLPLLRPYILLALLFRIAQAFGVFDLIQVLTGGGPASSTESIALYAYWNALRFLDFGYSSTIIMASFMLISLICVFAWMFLQILIPTHSKSRGVIES